In Escherichia ruysiae, a genomic segment contains:
- a CDS encoding phage tail protein, with product MLKPDSLRRALTDAVTVLKTNPDMLRIFVDNGSIASTLATSLSFEKRYTLNVIVTDFTGDFDLLIVPVLAWLRENQPDIMTTDEGQKKGFTFYADINNDSSFDISISLMLTERTLVSEVDGALHVKNIPEPPPPEPVTRPMELYINGELVSKWDE from the coding sequence TGCTGAAAACTAACCCCGATATGCTGCGGATATTCGTGGATAACGGGAGTATTGCCTCCACACTGGCGACGTCGCTGTCGTTCGAAAAGCGTTACACGCTCAATGTGATTGTGACCGACTTTACCGGTGATTTTGACCTGCTCATCGTGCCGGTGCTGGCGTGGCTACGGGAAAATCAGCCCGACATCATGACCACCGACGAAGGCCAGAAAAAGGGCTTCACGTTTTATGCAGACATCAACAATGACAGCAGCTTTGATATAAGCATCAGCCTGATGCTGACCGAGCGCACGCTGGTCAGTGAGGTGGACGGCGCGCTGCATGTGAAGAATATCCCTGAACCTCCGCCGCCGGAGCCGGTTACCCGCCCGATGGAGCTGTATATCAATGGCGAACTGGTGAGCAAGTGGGATGAATGA